A genome region from Pseudomonas helmanticensis includes the following:
- the treS gene encoding maltose alpha-D-glucosyltransferase has protein sequence MAKKPKAATFIKDPLWYKDAVIYQVHVKSFFDSNNDGIGDFPGLIAKLDYIAELGVNTIWLLPFYPSPRRDDGYDIAEYRGVHSDYGTMADAKRFIAEAHKRGLRVITELVINHTSDQHPWFQRARKAKPGSAARDFYVWSDDDQKYDGTRIIFLDTEKSNWTWDPVAGQYFWHRFYSHQPDLNFDNPQVMKAVLSVMRYWLDMGIDGLRLDAIPYLIERDGTNNENLPETHDVLKQIRAEIDANYPDRMLLAEANQWPEDTQLYFGDTDAKGLNGDECHMAFHFPLMPRMYMALAQEDRFPITDILRQTPEIPANCQWAIFLRNHDELTLEMVTDKERDYLWNYYAADRRARINLGIRRRLAPLMERDRRRVELLNSLLLSMPGTPTLYYGDEIGMGDNIYLGDRDGVRTPMQWSIDRNGGFSRADPASLVLPPIMDPQYGYLSVNVETQAGDPHSLLNWTRRMLAVRKQSKAFGRGTLKMLSPSNRRILAYTREFTDADGKHEIILCVANVSRSAQAAELDLSAYVGMVPVEMLGGNAFPPIGQLNFLLTLAPYGFYWFALASENQMPSWHVEPAQSLPDFTTLVLKKRMEELLEAPSCTTLEQHILPSWLQNRRWFAGKDAAIDKVHLAYGVRFGDAQHPVLLSEIEVSSGGQTSRYQLPFGFIAEDQVGPALPQQLALSRVRRVRQVGLITDAFSLEAFIRAVLQGMQNHTVLESSEGEIRFAPTPQLEKLGLGDESQVRYLSAEQSNSSVVIGNSLVLKLIRKVASGVHPELEMSAYLTEAGFGNISPLLGSVIRRDAQGQDNLLMIAQGYLSNQGDAWEWTQNNLERALRDELADAMSEQEQHYNALGELKDFAGMLGQRLGEMHQVLATATDNADFAPQVSTAKDMQASGKDVAAQVEHALKLLKQHQSELGAADQKLVKRLLDEKKTILDHVQDLAKKAVGGLRIRVHGDLHLGQVLVIKGDAYLIDFEGEPARPLSERRGKHSPYKDVSGVLRSFDYAAAMTINVHNVDHGAESEDARRRVAQRYLREAREAFVEAYRRAAASLEHAWQDPEGADAALALFGLEKAAYEVAYEAENRPTWLPVPLHGLYGLLTGLKPFSDLGGE, from the coding sequence ATGGCGAAGAAACCCAAGGCAGCCACCTTCATCAAAGACCCGCTCTGGTACAAGGACGCGGTGATCTATCAAGTTCACGTCAAATCGTTTTTCGACTCCAACAACGACGGGATCGGCGACTTTCCCGGTCTGATCGCCAAACTCGATTACATCGCCGAACTCGGCGTCAACACCATCTGGCTCTTGCCGTTCTACCCATCGCCGCGCCGCGATGACGGCTACGACATTGCCGAATACCGTGGCGTGCACAGCGATTACGGAACCATGGCCGATGCCAAGCGCTTCATCGCCGAGGCGCACAAGCGCGGCTTGCGGGTGATCACTGAGCTGGTGATCAACCACACCTCTGACCAGCATCCGTGGTTCCAGCGTGCGCGCAAGGCCAAACCCGGCTCGGCTGCGCGGGACTTCTATGTGTGGTCGGATGACGACCAGAAATACGACGGCACGCGGATCATTTTTCTCGACACGGAGAAATCCAACTGGACCTGGGACCCGGTCGCGGGCCAGTACTTCTGGCACCGTTTTTATTCGCACCAGCCCGACCTGAATTTCGACAATCCGCAAGTGATGAAAGCGGTGCTGTCGGTGATGCGTTACTGGCTCGACATGGGCATCGACGGCCTGCGTCTCGACGCCATTCCGTACCTGATCGAGCGTGACGGCACCAACAACGAAAACCTTCCCGAGACCCACGACGTCCTCAAGCAGATTCGCGCCGAGATCGACGCCAATTACCCCGACCGCATGCTGCTCGCCGAGGCCAACCAATGGCCTGAAGACACTCAGCTGTATTTCGGCGACACCGATGCCAAAGGCCTGAATGGCGATGAATGCCACATGGCGTTCCACTTTCCGCTGATGCCGCGCATGTACATGGCGCTGGCGCAGGAAGACCGCTTTCCGATCACCGATATCTTGCGCCAGACCCCGGAAATTCCTGCCAACTGCCAATGGGCGATTTTCCTCCGTAACCACGATGAATTGACCCTGGAAATGGTCACCGACAAAGAGCGTGACTACCTGTGGAATTACTACGCCGCTGACCGTCGCGCGCGGATCAATCTCGGCATCCGCCGGCGTCTGGCGCCGCTGATGGAACGCGACCGTCGCCGTGTCGAGTTGCTCAACAGCCTGCTGCTGTCGATGCCGGGCACGCCGACGTTGTATTACGGCGATGAAATCGGCATGGGCGACAACATCTACCTCGGCGACCGCGATGGCGTGCGCACGCCGATGCAATGGTCGATCGACCGCAATGGCGGCTTCTCCCGTGCCGACCCGGCCAGCCTGGTGTTGCCGCCGATCATGGACCCGCAATACGGCTATCTCTCGGTCAACGTCGAAACCCAGGCCGGTGACCCGCATTCGCTGCTCAACTGGACGCGGCGCATGCTCGCCGTGCGCAAGCAGTCGAAGGCGTTCGGTCGCGGCACGCTGAAAATGCTCTCGCCGAGCAATCGCCGGATTCTCGCCTACACCCGCGAATTCACCGACGCCGATGGCAAGCACGAAATCATCCTCTGCGTGGCTAACGTCTCGCGCAGCGCGCAAGCGGCGGAACTGGACCTGTCGGCGTACGTCGGCATGGTGCCGGTGGAGATGCTGGGCGGTAATGCCTTCCCGCCGATTGGCCAGTTGAATTTCCTCCTGACCCTGGCGCCGTACGGTTTCTATTGGTTTGCGCTGGCCAGCGAAAACCAGATGCCGAGCTGGCACGTCGAACCGGCGCAGAGCCTGCCGGACTTCACCACGCTGGTACTGAAAAAACGCATGGAAGAGCTGCTCGAAGCGCCGTCCTGCACGACGCTGGAGCAACACATCCTGCCGAGCTGGCTGCAAAACCGCCGCTGGTTTGCCGGCAAGGACGCGGCCATCGATAAAGTCCATCTGGCTTATGGCGTGCGCTTCGGCGATGCCCAGCATCCAGTGCTGCTCAGCGAAATCGAAGTCAGCAGTGGCGGCCAGACCAGCCGTTATCAACTGCCGTTCGGCTTCATTGCGGAAGATCAGGTCGGCCCGGCGTTGCCGCAGCAACTGGCGTTGTCACGTGTGCGTCGCGTGCGTCAGGTCGGTTTGATCACTGATGCGTTCAGCCTCGAAGCGTTTATTCGCGCGGTGCTGCAAGGCATGCAGAACCACACGGTGCTGGAATCCAGCGAAGGTGAAATCCGTTTCGCACCGACGCCGCAGCTGGAAAAACTCGGCCTCGGCGACGAGTCGCAAGTGCGTTACCTGTCCGCCGAGCAATCCAACAGTTCAGTGGTGATCGGCAACAGTCTGGTGCTGAAACTGATCCGCAAAGTCGCCTCTGGCGTTCACCCGGAACTGGAGATGAGTGCGTATCTGACCGAGGCGGGCTTCGGCAATATTTCACCCTTGCTCGGTTCGGTGATTCGCCGTGACGCTCAGGGCCAAGACAATCTGCTGATGATCGCCCAGGGTTACCTGAGCAATCAGGGCGATGCCTGGGAATGGACGCAGAACAACCTCGAACGAGCGCTGCGCGATGAACTCGCCGATGCCATGTCCGAGCAGGAACAGCATTACAACGCCTTGGGCGAATTGAAGGATTTTGCCGGCATGCTCGGCCAGCGTCTGGGCGAAATGCATCAGGTACTGGCGACAGCGACGGACAACGCCGACTTCGCCCCGCAAGTGTCGACCGCTAAGGATATGCAGGCTTCCGGCAAGGACGTTGCCGCGCAAGTCGAGCATGCGCTGAAGCTGCTCAAGCAGCATCAGAGCGAACTCGGTGCGGCGGATCAGAAACTGGTCAAACGCCTGCTCGACGAGAAAAAAACCATCCTCGATCACGTGCAGGATCTGGCGAAAAAAGCCGTCGGCGGTTTGCGCATTCGCGTTCACGGCGACCTGCATCTGGGGCAGGTGCTGGTGATCAAGGGCGATGCCTACCTGATCGACTTCGAGGGCGAGCCGGCGCGGCCATTGAGCGAGCGCCGTGGCAAACACAGTCCGTACAAGGATGTCAGTGGCGTGCTGCGCTCGTTCGATTACGCGGCGGCGATGACCATCAACGTGCACAACGTCGATCACGGTGCCGAGTCCGAAGACGCGCGTCGTCGGGTGGCGCAACGCTATTTGCGTGAAGCGCGAGAAGCATTTGTCGAGGCATATCGCCGCGCGGCAGCTAGTCTTGAGCATGCCTGGCAAGATCCTGAAGGGGCCGACGCTGCGCTGGCATTGTTCGGTCTGGAGAAGGCGGCCTATGAAGTGGCCTATGAAGCCGAAAATCGCCCCACGTGGCTGCCCGTGCCGTTGCACGGTTTGTATGGGTTATTGACGGGGCTTAAACCCTTTTCCGATCTTGGTGGAGAGTAG